A part of Acidobacteriota bacterium genomic DNA contains:
- a CDS encoding DUF5107 domain-containing protein, translating into MTAAAFAKDDLEMSIPGNAYLTHPGARESWPRDAQDRFLPVYKNNTFGSNKSFHVVGELKDLFGGYYRDAQYGFGHWARHEEMPGQKLWLWALSRAGGIWEDLLTDTDGQYVEYQAGRLLVQFTPDAHVNPITQAGFDPFATDRWTETWFPLEGLGGLTDASRDAAISVREAGGQLQIGVNAFGQASDTLRVWSGGTLVLEQPVRLAALEPFTRSVPHAAGAPYRVELRGLGVDYSSDPAERTLARPFETDAAAVASIPEADRLVFEAKELIQGRRYEQARPMLDEALVKSPWHRGALLAMGDLEYRRAVDAGLVQVVRALRLDAYDAEANFVAGNLYRALAKTADAREPFGWAARALAYRSAANVQLADLALVRSDLSEADRYARIAIDYNRLNLSAWQILALVGRKTGNATQASTAAAQLIEFDPLHHFVRAEAYLSKPGAGTSAAFLNGLRSEFPDQVCAGVGDRVRESRSGRGCHQPPRGGHGEDA; encoded by the coding sequence ATGACGGCCGCGGCGTTCGCGAAAGACGATCTGGAGATGTCCATCCCAGGCAATGCGTATCTGACGCATCCGGGCGCGCGCGAATCGTGGCCCCGCGATGCACAGGATCGGTTCCTGCCGGTCTACAAGAACAACACTTTCGGGTCCAACAAGTCCTTTCACGTGGTTGGTGAACTCAAGGACTTGTTCGGCGGTTATTATCGCGACGCCCAGTACGGATTCGGCCACTGGGCCAGGCACGAAGAGATGCCCGGGCAGAAGTTATGGCTGTGGGCACTCTCGCGCGCGGGTGGCATCTGGGAAGACCTGCTGACCGACACCGACGGCCAATATGTGGAGTATCAGGCCGGACGGTTGCTGGTGCAGTTCACGCCGGATGCGCACGTCAATCCGATCACGCAGGCAGGTTTCGATCCCTTTGCGACGGATCGGTGGACAGAGACCTGGTTTCCGCTGGAAGGTCTCGGCGGATTGACGGATGCCTCGCGTGATGCCGCGATCTCGGTGCGAGAGGCCGGCGGTCAGTTGCAGATTGGCGTCAATGCGTTCGGACAGGCCTCCGATACGCTGCGGGTGTGGTCGGGCGGCACACTGGTGCTGGAACAACCAGTGAGGTTGGCGGCGCTCGAGCCGTTCACAAGAAGCGTGCCCCATGCGGCGGGCGCGCCGTATCGTGTGGAACTGCGCGGCCTGGGCGTGGACTATTCGTCCGACCCGGCTGAACGGACGCTTGCGCGTCCGTTCGAAACGGATGCCGCTGCCGTGGCGTCAATCCCTGAAGCCGACCGGCTGGTCTTTGAGGCGAAGGAACTTATTCAGGGCAGGCGGTATGAGCAGGCGAGACCGATGCTCGACGAGGCCCTGGTTAAGAGTCCGTGGCATCGCGGGGCCCTGCTTGCCATGGGAGACCTTGAGTACCGGCGCGCGGTCGATGCAGGCCTTGTGCAGGTGGTTCGAGCTTTGCGCCTTGACGCGTATGATGCCGAGGCGAACTTCGTCGCCGGCAACCTGTATCGCGCGCTCGCAAAGACCGCGGATGCACGCGAGCCGTTTGGCTGGGCCGCGCGTGCGCTGGCGTACCGATCGGCGGCGAATGTGCAACTGGCCGACCTGGCTCTGGTTCGCAGCGACCTGAGCGAGGCCGACCGGTACGCGCGCATCGCGATCGACTACAACCGGTTGAATTTGTCCGCGTGGCAGATCCTCGCGCTGGTGGGCCGCAAGACGGGCAACGCGACGCAGGCCTCGACGGCGGCTGCGCAATTGATCGAGTTCGATCCCCTGCACCACTTCGTGCGGGCGGAAGCCTATCTGTCCAAGCCTGGCGCGGGCACTTCTGCGGCGTTCCTGAACGGTTTGCGCAGCGAGTTCCCGGATCAGGTCTGTGCTGGAGTTGGCGATCGGGTACGCGAATCGCGGTCAGGCCGCGGATGCCATCAACCTCCTCGAGGCGGCCACGGCGAAGATGCGTAA
- a CDS encoding DUF5107 domain-containing protein: protein MNTKARRVEWKVVTLENDLVEVFVLPEIGGKVWGARVKKTGHEFIYRNEVVKFRNIALRGPWTSGGIEFNFGVIGPHARHGHSRWITCSSRTPMEASAASSARWTCPRARSGGGDPAAGRQGIV from the coding sequence ATGAACACGAAGGCACGCCGCGTGGAGTGGAAGGTCGTGACGCTTGAGAACGACCTGGTGGAAGTGTTTGTGCTGCCCGAGATCGGCGGCAAGGTCTGGGGTGCACGCGTCAAAAAGACCGGGCACGAATTCATCTATCGAAACGAGGTCGTCAAGTTCCGCAATATCGCCCTGCGCGGACCGTGGACCTCTGGCGGCATCGAGTTTAACTTTGGCGTCATAGGCCCACACGCCCGCCACGGCCACTCCCGGTGGATTACGTGCTCAAGCAGAACCCCGATGGAAGCGTCAGCTGCATCGTCGGCACGATGGACCTGCCCTCGCGCACGGAGTGGCGGTGGAGATCCGGCTGCCGGCCGACAAGGCATCGTTTGA
- a CDS encoding DUF481 domain-containing protein, translating into MGLSLTNGNSDTLNYNLTFDITRTPKARNVIELKALYLKGEQNGAVAVDRKSSGWTARPLLGFEPCPCSARWITFATRSSESITWWRPLSARD; encoded by the coding sequence GTGGGCCTGTCGCTCACAAATGGGAACAGCGACACGCTGAACTACAACCTCACGTTCGACATCACACGGACGCCCAAAGCGCGCAACGTGATTGAGTTGAAAGCGCTGTATCTCAAGGGTGAACAGAACGGCGCCGTCGCTGTCGACCGTAAATCGTCTGGCTGGACTGCGAGACCATTACTCGGTTTCGAACCGTGTCCGTGTTCGGCCAGGTGGATTACCTTCGCGACACGTTCAAGCGAATCGATTACCTGGTGGCGCCCGCTGTCGGCGCGGGACTGA
- a CDS encoding DUF481 domain-containing protein: MSVFGQVDYLRDTFKRIDYLVAPAVGAGLKVIDTETTQFSADAGIGIIFEKTPGVAARTNAAITASEKLTHQLTPRRQSRTGPPRSGRPTTCRMASQCLWGSQQR, from the coding sequence GTGTCCGTGTTCGGCCAGGTGGATTACCTTCGCGACACGTTCAAGCGAATCGATTACCTGGTGGCGCCCGCTGTCGGCGCGGGACTGAAGGTGATCGACACCGAGACCACACAATTTTCAGCCGACGCCGGCATCGGCATCATCTTTGAGAAGACTCCGGGCGTCGCGGCCCGCACTAACGCGGCAATCACCGCCAGTGAAAAACTGACGCACCAACTGACTCCACGGCGTCAATCACGCACGGGGCCTCCGCGCTCTGGAAGGCCGACGACCTGTCGGATGGCCTCACAGTGTCTGTGGGGCTCACAACAAAGGTAG
- a CDS encoding LysM peptidoglycan-binding domain-containing protein, whose translation MFEANQDQLTNPDKIKPGQVLRIP comes from the coding sequence ATCTTCGAGGCGAATCAGGATCAACTGACGAATCCTGACAAGATCAAACCCGGACAGGTGCTGCGCATTCCATGA
- a CDS encoding DUF937 domain-containing protein produces the protein MNILEMILNGTNGSVVRDAGKAVGLSPEDAGSALSALVPALTARLHANAMQPGGLEALLGSLRSGGHSRYIDDSSVLGQSETVADGSAILGHILGSKDASRAVASQAVTQTGLSADVLKKLLPIAATLVMGSLARHQAGSLNSFTGGGGLLGVLTPMLDQNGDGSVVDDVMNRVGKMFGSR, from the coding sequence ATGAACATCCTCGAGATGATTCTCAACGGGACGAACGGTTCAGTGGTGCGTGACGCCGGCAAAGCCGTCGGTCTGTCGCCTGAGGACGCCGGTTCGGCTTTGTCGGCGCTGGTGCCGGCTCTGACGGCGCGACTGCATGCCAACGCCATGCAGCCTGGCGGACTCGAGGCCCTGCTCGGTTCGCTCAGAAGCGGAGGCCACAGCCGATACATCGACGACTCGTCGGTCCTCGGGCAGTCCGAAACCGTGGCCGACGGCAGCGCAATCCTTGGACACATCCTGGGGAGCAAGGACGCCAGCCGCGCGGTGGCCAGCCAAGCGGTGACGCAGACTGGACTGAGCGCCGACGTGTTGAAGAAGTTGCTCCCCATCGCGGCCACGCTGGTCATGGGGTCGTTAGCCCGGCATCAGGCCGGTTCTCTGAACAGCTTCACCGGGGGCGGCGGCCTTCTTGGGGTGCTGACCCCGATGCTCGACCAGAATGGCGACGGGTCCGTGGTTGACGATGTTATGAACAGAGTTGGAAAGATGTTCGGCAGCCGCTAG
- a CDS encoding GlsB/YeaQ/YmgE family stress response membrane protein, producing MLGILGWAVFGLIVGALAKLAMPGRDPGGLLVTMALGIAGAVVAGFLGRALGWYESGQAAGFITATLGAALILFVYRRLVAKTPAA from the coding sequence ATGCTTGGCATTCTTGGATGGGCTGTGTTCGGCTTGATCGTCGGGGCGCTGGCGAAACTCGCCATGCCTGGCCGCGACCCTGGCGGCCTGTTGGTCACGATGGCCCTGGGCATCGCCGGGGCGGTGGTGGCGGGGTTCCTCGGACGGGCGCTGGGATGGTATGAATCCGGCCAGGCCGCGGGCTTCATCACGGCGACGCTGGGTGCCGCGCTCATCCTGTTCGTGTACCGGCGCCTGGTCGCAAAAACGCCAGCGGCTTAG
- a CDS encoding mechanosensitive ion channel, giving the protein MVAAVLLMVVGTSVSQFAGRTVAQSAEESGIEFAKPLGSLVSGLILFIVGVMAIGQLRFDTEMVRIVTVCTLSGLALAFGLSVGLGSRDITRNLLAGFYARKIFTAGDPVEIRGERGVLKAITPTQTIIEQTSGVVVVANTAFLDETIRH; this is encoded by the coding sequence GTGGTCGCTGCCGTCCTGCTGATGGTGGTCGGCACGTCGGTGAGCCAGTTCGCGGGCCGAACTGTCGCGCAATCCGCCGAGGAATCCGGGATCGAGTTTGCGAAGCCGCTCGGAAGCCTCGTGTCGGGACTCATCCTGTTCATTGTCGGCGTCATGGCCATCGGGCAGTTGCGGTTCGACACCGAGATGGTGCGCATCGTGACTGTCTGCACGTTGTCCGGGCTGGCGCTGGCCTTCGGCCTCTCGGTGGGCCTGGGCAGCCGCGACATCACCCGCAACCTGCTGGCGGGATTCTACGCGCGCAAGATCTTCACCGCGGGAGACCCCGTCGAGATTCGAGGCGAGCGCGGTGTTCTCAAGGCCATCACGCCGACGCAGACCATCATTGAGCAAACGTCGGGCGTGGTCGTCGTGGCCAACACCGCGTTCCTCGACGAGACGATTCGTCACTAA
- a CDS encoding RNA polymerase sigma factor, whose amino-acid sequence MDSLDHESDDQLVNQARVEGGGDTRPFEELIRRHQGFVVANCRVITRSAADAEDLAQEVFVKAFFGLRRFEGRAQFRTWLKRIKVNHCLNHLRRIQGTVMIDIEDAGEGHRAMHTPPSAHAALQAAAEHDRLMSVLDAMSDTLRIPLMLRDGDGLSYEDIAAELGLGLSAVKMRIKRAREDCQAVCRRRPGARGVDGATKSTTPNRASR is encoded by the coding sequence ATGGACTCGCTCGATCACGAATCTGACGACCAGCTGGTGAACCAGGCGCGCGTCGAAGGCGGTGGCGATACCCGTCCGTTTGAAGAGCTGATTCGGCGGCACCAGGGCTTTGTCGTCGCCAATTGCCGGGTGATTACCAGATCGGCGGCCGACGCCGAGGACTTAGCGCAAGAAGTGTTCGTCAAGGCGTTTTTCGGGTTGAGGCGATTCGAGGGACGGGCGCAGTTCCGGACGTGGCTGAAGCGAATCAAGGTGAATCACTGCCTGAATCACCTGCGCAGGATTCAAGGGACGGTCATGATCGATATTGAAGACGCGGGGGAGGGCCACCGGGCGATGCACACGCCGCCAAGCGCTCATGCCGCACTGCAGGCGGCTGCCGAACATGATCGGCTCATGAGCGTTCTCGACGCGATGTCGGATACGCTCCGGATTCCGTTGATGCTGCGGGATGGGGACGGCCTGTCGTATGAGGATATCGCTGCCGAGCTCGGCCTCGGCCTCTCGGCGGTCAAAATGCGGATCAAGCGCGCGCGAGAGGACTGTCAGGCGGTTTGCCGACGCCGCCCGGGAGCCAGGGGCGTAGATGGGGCGACCAAGTCGACGACACCGAACCGGGCGAGCCGGTGA